Proteins encoded by one window of Simiduia curdlanivorans:
- a CDS encoding FAD:protein FMN transferase: MTILCLMTSVVKLLFLRIIKARALRRTSFLFFCAVLFSVLSCAPAPSPQVKITGPTMGTSYHVTVVADGVDGDALKAQIDAVLLKINQQMSTYDPESELMHFNNSAPGKSFRLSPELAFVLSESQRINALTHGAFDVTVGPLVNRWGFGPEEEGVIPDAEELATIMQNVGAQWLRISDDGRQAVRQRPIYIDLSAIAKGFGVDQVAELLRDNGYANYLVEIGGELRVEGHNALGLPWRIAIERPSLAPGSVQAAIGLLNRSVATSGSYRNFRDVDGKRYSHTIDPTTGAPVTHNLVSVTVIADTCAEADAFATGFSVMGPEASLDYAESNDMAIFLLAEIDGRVVERWSSAFNQYIDK, from the coding sequence ATGACAATATTATGCTTGATGACTTCGGTGGTTAAGTTGTTGTTTTTGCGTATTATTAAAGCGAGGGCGCTTCGGCGCACCTCGTTTTTGTTTTTCTGTGCCGTGCTTTTTTCAGTCTTGTCTTGCGCGCCAGCCCCTTCACCTCAAGTCAAAATTACTGGCCCAACAATGGGCACCAGTTACCATGTCACTGTTGTTGCAGATGGTGTTGACGGTGATGCGCTAAAAGCGCAAATCGATGCAGTGCTGTTAAAAATCAATCAGCAAATGTCGACCTATGATCCTGAATCCGAATTAATGCACTTTAATAACTCGGCGCCAGGCAAGTCTTTTAGGCTTTCGCCAGAGTTGGCTTTTGTGTTATCTGAAAGTCAGCGGATCAACGCGTTAACCCATGGTGCTTTTGATGTTACCGTGGGCCCTTTGGTCAACCGCTGGGGCTTCGGTCCTGAGGAAGAGGGCGTTATTCCTGACGCTGAAGAGCTGGCGACGATTATGCAGAATGTCGGCGCTCAGTGGCTGAGGATTTCTGACGATGGAAGGCAGGCGGTTCGCCAGCGGCCAATTTATATCGACCTGTCAGCTATTGCCAAAGGCTTTGGTGTCGACCAAGTAGCCGAGTTGTTGCGCGACAATGGTTACGCTAATTACTTGGTTGAAATTGGTGGGGAGCTTCGAGTAGAAGGGCACAATGCCTTAGGTTTGCCTTGGCGTATTGCCATCGAGCGGCCGAGTTTGGCACCCGGTTCGGTTCAGGCGGCGATCGGCCTGCTTAACCGCTCTGTAGCCACATCGGGCAGCTACCGTAACTTTCGCGATGTGGATGGCAAGCGTTATTCTCATACGATTGATCCTACTACTGGTGCACCGGTGACGCACAACTTGGTTTCGGTGACTGTGATTGCAGACACATGCGCGGAAGCTGATGCCTTTGCAACGGGGTTTAGCGTCATGGGGCCAGAGGCATCCTTGGACTATGCCGAATCCAATGATATGGCCATATTTCTGCTCGCTGAAATTGATGGTCGTGTGGTCGAGCGCTGGTCTTCTGCGTTTAATCAATATATAGATAAGTAG
- the nqrM gene encoding (Na+)-NQR maturation NqrM: MGTLIITFVVLGLVVIAMSVGVLLGRKPISGSCGGMAALGMDVACDICKGDKSKCDSEEVDSADQNYELAVDATKK, translated from the coding sequence ATGGGCACATTAATTATTACATTCGTCGTGCTTGGCTTGGTTGTCATTGCCATGTCGGTGGGTGTTTTGCTTGGGCGTAAACCTATCAGTGGCTCATGTGGTGGTATGGCTGCTTTAGGCATGGACGTTGCCTGCGATATATGTAAGGGCGATAAATCAAAATGTGATTCGGAAGAGGTGGATAGTGCCGATCAGAATTACGAATTAGCAGTTGATGCCACTAAAAAATAG
- the sthA gene encoding Si-specific NAD(P)(+) transhydrogenase produces the protein MPKKNHYDVLVIGAGPGGEGTAMAAAKAGKKVGVIENRAGVGGACVHKGTIPSKSLRHVVKQVIRHKINPLFRATGDAHSFSYPKILAEASRVIPRYVDLHTDFYTRNRATIHIGEASFVDANTLSVKFSDGAKERLTADTIVIATGSRPYRPADIDFNHARIYDSDTILDMKHTPRSLIIYGAGVIGCEYASIFSGLGIKVDLINSREHLLTFLDDEICDALSYHLRDMGVTVRHGEEYDSVETSDRGVTLKLKSGKRIHGDALLWSNGRTGNTDSLALEKIGLKADGRGQLKVNDLYQTDIEHIYAVGDVIGWPSLASASYDQGRSAASNILGQESRYVSDAPTGIYTLPEISSIGKTENELTAARIPYEVGRAFFKNTARAQISGEKVGVLKILFNVDTLEILGIHCFGAEASEIIHIGQAIMSQKGEANTLAYFVNTTFNYPTMAEAYRTAALDGLNRVQKV, from the coding sequence ATGCCGAAGAAAAATCACTATGACGTATTGGTGATTGGTGCCGGACCTGGTGGTGAAGGTACGGCGATGGCCGCTGCTAAAGCAGGCAAAAAGGTAGGGGTTATTGAGAATCGAGCAGGCGTAGGTGGTGCCTGTGTGCATAAAGGCACTATTCCTTCAAAATCTTTGCGTCATGTTGTTAAGCAAGTCATACGACATAAAATTAACCCCTTATTTCGGGCAACTGGGGATGCCCATAGTTTTAGTTATCCGAAAATTTTGGCGGAAGCTAGCCGCGTTATTCCTCGCTATGTGGATTTGCATACGGATTTTTATACCCGTAATCGCGCCACCATTCACATAGGAGAAGCCAGCTTTGTCGATGCAAATACGCTGTCGGTGAAATTTTCTGATGGTGCAAAAGAGCGTTTGACGGCTGATACCATTGTCATCGCGACAGGGTCCAGACCTTATCGTCCAGCGGATATTGATTTTAATCACGCCCGTATTTACGACAGTGACACCATTTTAGATATGAAGCATACGCCGCGCTCGTTAATTATTTATGGTGCTGGCGTCATCGGTTGTGAGTACGCGTCGATCTTTTCCGGTCTAGGTATTAAAGTTGATTTGATTAATAGCCGCGAACATCTGCTGACCTTTTTAGACGATGAGATATGTGATGCCCTGAGTTATCACTTGCGCGACATGGGTGTTACGGTGCGACACGGCGAAGAATATGATTCTGTTGAAACCAGCGATCGTGGCGTTACGCTGAAGCTGAAATCCGGCAAGCGAATTCACGGGGATGCGCTGCTTTGGTCTAACGGCCGCACCGGTAATACGGATTCATTGGCGTTGGAAAAAATTGGCCTGAAAGCGGATGGGCGAGGGCAGTTGAAAGTAAACGATTTATACCAAACAGATATCGAACACATCTATGCTGTTGGCGATGTTATTGGTTGGCCGAGTTTGGCCAGTGCTTCATACGACCAGGGTCGGTCGGCTGCGTCCAATATTCTCGGCCAAGAAAGCCGTTACGTTTCCGACGCCCCAACCGGCATTTACACGCTGCCTGAGATTAGCTCCATCGGCAAAACCGAAAATGAATTAACCGCCGCGCGTATTCCCTACGAGGTGGGCCGTGCATTCTTTAAAAATACTGCGCGCGCGCAAATCAGCGGCGAGAAAGTAGGCGTGTTAAAAATATTGTTTAATGTGGATACCTTGGAGATATTAGGGATACATTGCTTCGGCGCAGAAGCCTCAGAGATTATCCACATCGGTCAGGCGATTATGAGCCAAAAGGGCGAGGCCAATACCTTAGCCTATTTTGTCAACACAACCTTTAACTACCCAACCATGGCAGAGGCCTACAGAACGGCCGCGTTAGATGGTTTGAATCGCGTCCAAAAAGTGTAA
- a CDS encoding PilZ domain-containing protein codes for MAQGKEQRSYYRIDDDILLKVKPVDKHQIQQSNPAALFPESANLQLLNEFSKLGRELSKINLEAHSAVQAALKIQDKRLNLLANYLFTQQNANSPVAPVSLSEDGIAFSLEKAPYKGAQLALAMTFLSGGYSIFTFAEVLRTEQRGKQYLVAARFRDISDGDKSIIARHILASQRKPASP; via the coding sequence ATGGCACAAGGTAAAGAACAGCGAAGTTATTACAGAATTGATGACGACATATTACTCAAGGTTAAACCCGTCGACAAACATCAAATACAGCAGTCCAATCCGGCAGCACTGTTTCCCGAAAGCGCCAATCTCCAGTTACTCAACGAGTTCAGCAAGCTCGGTCGAGAGCTATCTAAAATTAATTTAGAGGCGCACTCGGCCGTGCAGGCAGCACTGAAAATTCAAGATAAGCGCCTGAACCTGCTGGCTAACTATCTGTTCACACAGCAAAACGCCAATAGCCCCGTCGCACCCGTGAGTCTAAGTGAAGATGGCATAGCTTTCAGCTTAGAAAAAGCTCCCTACAAAGGCGCACAACTAGCACTAGCAATGACATTCCTATCAGGGGGGTATAGTATATTTACTTTCGCAGAAGTGCTGAGAACTGAGCAAAGAGGCAAGCAATATCTAGTAGCCGCACGGTTCAGAGATATCTCAGATGGCGACAAATCCATTATCGCTCGGCATATACTTGCCAGCCAACGCAAACCAGCGTCACCCTAA
- a CDS encoding lipoprotein-releasing ABC transporter permease subunit: protein MNYMPLFIGLRYIRARRRNQFISFLSGFSMLGMLLGVAALIIVLSVMNGFDRELKGRILSAVPHGSLSDPAGLSDWQGLGQAALSSPHVIAFAPYVEGFAMVGFGRALQAVSFVGVDPGLETGVSEVADHMMMGQLTDLQEGDFGIVLGRLLARQLAVVPGDKVMLTLPQLNITPAGVFPRVKRFTVTAIFEVGAQVDQSLVLMHISDAQRLLRKGNLVDGVHVKVDDIFTAGAILQALKPQLPLTIKVKDWSQTQGSLFQAIKMEKIVITVLLMIIVLVAAFNIVTSLVLMVADKRADIAVLRTLGLTARDVLAIFMVQGSTVGIIGIFFGVIIGSVAGIYIGPLVQWFESVSGLHMFDPSVYFISHLPSYWMLSDVLLVASVGVVLSLVASLYPAYRASKIEPAETLRYE, encoded by the coding sequence ATGAATTATATGCCTTTATTTATCGGTCTGCGTTACATTCGAGCGCGCCGTCGCAACCAGTTTATCTCGTTTCTCAGTGGTTTTTCGATGCTGGGCATGTTGCTGGGTGTTGCCGCGCTGATTATTGTGCTATCGGTGATGAATGGTTTCGATAGGGAGTTGAAAGGGCGAATTCTGTCTGCTGTACCACACGGTTCGCTATCAGACCCTGCCGGCCTGTCAGATTGGCAGGGATTAGGGCAGGCGGCTTTATCTTCGCCGCATGTAATCGCCTTTGCGCCCTACGTAGAAGGCTTTGCCATGGTAGGTTTTGGGCGCGCACTTCAGGCAGTGTCGTTTGTGGGCGTCGATCCAGGGTTGGAAACTGGCGTATCTGAAGTTGCCGATCACATGATGATGGGGCAGCTTACCGATTTGCAAGAAGGGGATTTTGGTATCGTCTTAGGCCGATTGCTAGCGCGGCAGCTGGCGGTTGTGCCGGGTGATAAAGTGATGTTGACTTTACCTCAGCTTAATATCACGCCCGCAGGCGTGTTCCCCCGAGTTAAGCGCTTTACCGTGACCGCCATTTTTGAGGTGGGTGCGCAAGTTGATCAATCTTTGGTGCTGATGCACATATCGGATGCCCAGCGCTTGTTGCGCAAAGGCAATCTTGTCGACGGTGTTCACGTCAAGGTCGATGATATTTTTACTGCGGGCGCCATTTTGCAGGCTTTGAAGCCGCAGCTGCCTTTAACGATTAAGGTTAAGGATTGGAGCCAAACCCAGGGCAGTTTGTTTCAGGCGATAAAAATGGAAAAAATAGTCATCACGGTTTTATTGATGATTATTGTCTTGGTGGCGGCCTTTAATATTGTTACAAGCTTGGTATTGATGGTGGCGGATAAACGCGCTGATATAGCCGTCCTCCGCACCTTAGGTTTAACCGCGCGCGATGTGTTGGCCATTTTTATGGTGCAGGGCAGTACCGTTGGTATTATTGGAATATTCTTTGGCGTTATTATCGGCTCTGTTGCTGGAATTTATATTGGGCCTTTAGTGCAGTGGTTCGAGTCAGTTAGCGGGCTACATATGTTTGACCCCTCAGTATATTTTATTAGCCATCTTCCTTCTTACTGGATGCTATCAGATGTGCTTCTCGTGGCCTCAGTCGGGGTTGTATTAAGTTTGGTGGCGAGTCTGTACCCTGCCTACCGAGCATCCAAAATTGAGCCTGCGGAGACGCTGCGTTATGAATAG
- the lolD gene encoding lipoprotein-releasing ABC transporter ATP-binding protein LolD has product MNSMNPVLSCINLKKDYAQGSIAVEVLKGVNLSVVPGERIAIVGSSGSGKSTLLNLLGGLDSPSAGDVSLAGHSFSGLADNQRGKLRNQHLGFVYQFHHLLPEFSAQENVEMPLRIARRSAGEYVARAQHLLNQVGLSHRFEHKPSELSGGERQRVAIARALAMNPGCVLMDEPTGNLDSDNAEAVQKLMLDLSEQHQIAFVVVTHDLQLAERMDRVYSLDKGVLTERSSKHD; this is encoded by the coding sequence ATGAATAGCATGAATCCTGTTTTGTCGTGTATCAACTTAAAGAAGGACTATGCACAGGGCTCCATAGCCGTCGAAGTATTAAAAGGGGTTAACCTATCGGTTGTTCCGGGTGAGCGAATTGCGATTGTCGGTTCTTCCGGTTCGGGTAAATCCACCTTATTGAATTTGTTAGGTGGGTTGGATTCACCCAGTGCGGGTGACGTGTCCTTGGCCGGCCACAGTTTCAGCGGTTTGGCGGATAATCAGCGTGGCAAGTTGCGCAATCAGCATTTAGGTTTCGTCTATCAGTTTCATCATCTCCTACCTGAATTTTCCGCGCAGGAGAATGTAGAAATGCCCTTGCGTATTGCGCGTCGTTCTGCGGGTGAATACGTCGCCCGAGCGCAGCATCTTTTGAATCAAGTTGGTTTGTCTCATCGCTTTGAGCATAAGCCTTCAGAGCTGTCTGGGGGCGAGCGCCAGCGTGTGGCCATTGCTCGAGCTCTGGCGATGAATCCGGGTTGTGTTTTGATGGATGAGCCAACAGGTAATTTGGACAGCGACAATGCGGAGGCGGTGCAAAAACTCATGCTGGACCTCAGTGAGCAGCACCAAATTGCGTTCGTTGTTGTTACCCATGATTTGCAGCTCGCCGAGCGCATGGACCGGGTTTATTCATTGGATAAGGGCGTGTTAACTGAGCGGTCTAGCAAACATGATTAG
- a CDS encoding lipoprotein-releasing ABC transporter permease subunit — MISRFPLALFIGLRYTGSRRRNQLVSFISLISMAGLAMGVALLLIVLSVMNGFDKELRERILGVMPQATVFHRDGIEDWSRYQKHFEAHKNVLAGAPFVQLQGLMSLGAGVAPVNVYGVDADAEQRVSRLNEFIKHTTLDQLADDQILLGSGVANQIQAQIGDQVSLIIPDKNEATTLPRIGVFVFAGIVDTGTEVDNALAITTLQGAAPLSEFSSKVSGIRLKLNDLFSARQVIRDLMQELSFGFYGSEWSRSHGNIFQAVQMSRQLVGLLLFLIIAIAAFNVVSTLIMVVVDKQGQIAILRSQGASRFDILCIFTVQGGMIGVVGTAIGLVLGVAGSFVVTDLVAWVERFFDVHFLASDVYPVSYLPSDFRVSDCVNVGLTAVLMSFVATLYPAWRASRVEPAEALRFDH, encoded by the coding sequence ATGATTAGTCGTTTTCCCTTAGCGCTATTTATTGGCTTGCGCTATACCGGGAGCAGGCGACGTAATCAACTGGTGAGTTTTATATCGCTTATCTCTATGGCGGGCCTTGCCATGGGTGTTGCGTTGCTCCTTATTGTACTTTCGGTGATGAATGGATTCGATAAAGAGTTGCGCGAGCGAATTCTTGGGGTTATGCCCCAAGCTACTGTTTTTCATAGGGATGGCATTGAAGATTGGAGCCGCTATCAAAAGCATTTCGAAGCCCACAAAAATGTATTGGCTGGCGCGCCCTTTGTGCAACTTCAGGGCTTGATGAGTTTAGGTGCGGGTGTTGCTCCGGTAAATGTTTACGGTGTAGATGCGGATGCTGAACAGCGCGTGTCTCGCCTGAATGAATTTATTAAGCACACCACTCTTGATCAGCTTGCGGACGATCAAATTTTGCTGGGCAGTGGTGTAGCAAACCAAATTCAAGCGCAAATTGGCGATCAGGTTTCTCTCATTATCCCAGATAAAAACGAAGCCACGACCCTACCTAGAATTGGTGTCTTTGTGTTTGCGGGCATCGTCGATACCGGTACTGAGGTGGATAATGCCTTAGCTATTACCACGCTACAAGGTGCTGCACCTTTATCAGAGTTTTCCAGCAAAGTGAGCGGCATACGCTTGAAGCTCAACGATCTATTTAGTGCCCGACAAGTGATCCGGGACTTGATGCAGGAATTAAGCTTTGGTTTTTATGGGTCTGAATGGTCGCGCAGTCACGGCAATATTTTCCAAGCGGTTCAAATGTCTCGACAGTTGGTTGGCTTGTTACTTTTTCTTATTATTGCGATCGCCGCTTTTAATGTCGTCTCTACCTTAATTATGGTTGTGGTCGATAAACAGGGACAGATTGCTATTCTTCGCAGTCAGGGGGCAAGTCGGTTTGACATTCTCTGCATATTCACCGTGCAAGGCGGGATGATTGGCGTTGTCGGTACGGCTATTGGCCTAGTTCTGGGTGTGGCGGGCTCCTTCGTGGTAACAGATTTAGTTGCTTGGGTTGAACGTTTTTTTGATGTCCATTTTCTCGCCTCGGATGTGTACCCGGTGAGCTATCTACCCAGTGACTTTCGAGTGTCTGATTGCGTTAACGTTGGTTTGACGGCGGTATTGATGAGTTTTGTTGCCACGCTTTATCCCGCCTGGCGCGCCAGCCGAGTGGAGCCGGCCGAGGCGCTGAGATTTGATCATTAA
- a CDS encoding DUF2062 domain-containing protein produces MAKKLLKRWMPDPAKVRNHASLQFLGTVLHDPNLFHLNRTSVSRAFFVGIFICFLPIPGQMGLAALCALWFRANLPISAALVWISNPVTMPAMFYACYKLGLWILNAPHRPFHFELSIEWITSELSFLLPPLLLGSLICALFFACLSFLIINQLWRWNVSKTWQKRIEDRLKRKQQP; encoded by the coding sequence ATGGCAAAGAAGTTGCTAAAACGCTGGATGCCCGACCCAGCTAAAGTCAGAAATCATGCCTCGCTGCAGTTTCTGGGCACTGTTTTGCACGACCCAAACTTATTCCATCTAAACCGAACATCGGTATCTCGCGCTTTTTTCGTGGGTATATTCATTTGCTTTTTACCCATCCCTGGGCAAATGGGCTTAGCCGCACTGTGCGCCCTGTGGTTTCGCGCCAACCTGCCCATTAGTGCGGCACTGGTATGGATCAGCAACCCGGTTACGATGCCGGCCATGTTTTACGCCTGCTACAAGCTCGGCCTATGGATATTGAATGCGCCGCACAGACCCTTTCATTTCGAACTATCGATCGAGTGGATCACCTCAGAACTAAGCTTTCTACTACCGCCCCTACTGTTAGGTTCGCTTATTTGCGCTTTGTTTTTTGCCTGCCTGTCGTTTTTGATTATTAACCAGTTGTGGCGCTGGAACGTTAGTAAAACGTGGCAAAAGCGCATAGAAGATAGACTGAAAAGAAAGCAGCAACCCTAG
- the adk gene encoding adenylate kinase, giving the protein MRVILLGAPGAGKGTQAKYIMEQFGIPQISTGDMLRAAVKAGSPLGLKVKDIMSSGGLVSDDIIIALVKERIEQPDCAKGFLFDGFPRTIPQAEAMVSANVDIDYVLEIDVADEEIVARLSGRRVHEASGRVYHTIYNPPKVEGKDDETGDALVQRPDDQEETVRKRLGLYHDQTKPLVGFYAARQASTGVKCHKIPGVGSVEEIRQRVLDVLK; this is encoded by the coding sequence ATGCGCGTTATTCTTTTGGGTGCCCCAGGTGCCGGTAAAGGCACACAAGCAAAGTATATAATGGAGCAATTTGGGATACCTCAAATCTCAACGGGCGATATGCTGCGGGCGGCGGTAAAAGCGGGCTCTCCGCTTGGACTAAAAGTAAAGGATATTATGTCCTCCGGTGGTTTAGTGTCAGACGACATTATTATTGCCCTGGTTAAAGAGCGAATTGAACAGCCAGATTGTGCCAAGGGTTTTTTGTTTGATGGGTTTCCGCGTACAATTCCTCAAGCTGAAGCGATGGTTTCGGCTAATGTAGATATTGATTATGTACTGGAAATTGATGTGGCTGACGAGGAAATTGTTGCTCGTTTAAGTGGTCGACGCGTGCATGAAGCATCCGGTCGCGTTTATCACACTATCTATAATCCCCCGAAAGTTGAGGGTAAAGATGATGAAACGGGTGATGCACTCGTACAGCGCCCGGACGATCAAGAGGAAACGGTGCGCAAACGCTTAGGTCTTTATCACGATCAAACTAAACCATTAGTTGGTTTTTATGCTGCACGACAGGCTAGCACGGGTGTTAAATGCCATAAAATTCCAGGTGTTGGTAGTGTGGAAGAGATCCGCCAGCGAGTGCTTGACGTATTAAAGTAG
- the hemH gene encoding ferrochelatase has product MKSSDAVILINLGTPERADAKSVRKFLREFLWDPRVVEIPRLLWWPILNGIILPFRPKRVAHAYQSIWTDQGSPLKVITERLADKLQATLSRDQGAAAPKIVCAYSYGKQSIAKQVQSLSSQGYDRFLLLPLYPQYSATTTGSVYDQWAEIIRSHRDIPDIRIHKSYSARPDFIAGLVQSIQAHWQAQGRSEKLLFSFHGIPQRNVDLGDPYEAQCLQTARDVADSLGLESAQWQVSFQSRLGKAEWLKPYTDKLLAQWGAESVESVDVICPAFSIDCLETLEEIQVENRDLFLASGGKAYHYIPCLNDSDAQVFLLSNIVLESFA; this is encoded by the coding sequence ATGAAATCCTCCGATGCGGTTATATTAATTAACTTGGGTACACCAGAGCGTGCCGACGCAAAAAGTGTTCGTAAATTTTTGCGAGAGTTTTTATGGGACCCGCGTGTGGTAGAAATTCCACGACTACTTTGGTGGCCCATCTTGAATGGTATTATCCTACCCTTCAGACCCAAGCGCGTTGCTCATGCATATCAATCGATTTGGACTGACCAAGGTTCGCCGTTAAAAGTCATTACCGAGCGTTTGGCTGACAAGTTACAGGCTACATTGTCCCGCGATCAGGGCGCAGCGGCGCCAAAAATTGTTTGTGCCTATTCTTACGGCAAACAATCAATTGCCAAGCAGGTTCAATCGCTCTCGAGCCAAGGTTACGATCGTTTCTTGCTGCTTCCTCTCTATCCACAGTACTCAGCAACAACTACCGGCTCGGTTTATGATCAGTGGGCCGAAATTATTCGAAGCCATAGAGACATTCCGGATATCCGCATCCACAAATCCTATTCTGCACGCCCTGATTTCATCGCCGGTCTTGTGCAAAGTATCCAAGCCCATTGGCAAGCGCAGGGTCGCTCGGAGAAATTGCTGTTTTCTTTTCACGGTATTCCCCAGCGCAATGTTGATTTGGGCGATCCCTATGAGGCTCAGTGTTTACAAACGGCTAGAGATGTTGCCGATAGTCTTGGTTTAGAGTCCGCTCAATGGCAAGTGAGTTTTCAGTCAAGGTTAGGAAAGGCGGAGTGGTTAAAACCCTATACTGATAAATTACTTGCGCAATGGGGCGCTGAGTCAGTGGAGAGCGTGGATGTGATATGCCCAGCTTTTTCGATTGATTGCTTAGAAACCTTGGAGGAAATTCAGGTAGAAAATCGGGATCTATTTTTAGCGAGTGGTGGCAAAGCGTACCATTACATTCCCTGTTTGAATGATTCTGATGCTCAAGTTTTTCTATTGAGCAATATCGTGTTGGAGAGCTTTGCTTAG
- the tsaB gene encoding tRNA (adenosine(37)-N6)-threonylcarbamoyltransferase complex dimerization subunit type 1 TsaB, with protein MANYLALDTSSNACSVALCLGETRFQQFELAPRGHMQRLLPMVDSVLAQAGISLTQLDGIAFGCGPGSFTGLRVATGVVQGMAYAIDLPVIPISSLAVLAQGFARRHPNFTGVLGVAVDARMDEVYAARYRIEKQVAQVVGDEAVIAVTQVMQEVLATIDAGCGSGWGLEPLRQQCPTALIVDVEPDAQDLLDLVLTGAYPAVGAAAARPVYLRNSITWQKRQRIRSASL; from the coding sequence ATGGCCAACTATTTAGCATTAGACACATCTTCCAATGCCTGCTCCGTGGCGCTGTGCCTAGGAGAAACGCGTTTTCAACAGTTCGAATTGGCGCCAAGAGGCCATATGCAGCGCCTGCTGCCCATGGTCGACAGTGTGTTAGCGCAAGCGGGTATTAGCTTAACGCAACTCGATGGCATTGCCTTTGGCTGTGGGCCTGGGTCTTTTACCGGGCTTAGGGTCGCGACGGGAGTCGTACAGGGTATGGCCTACGCGATTGACCTGCCCGTGATTCCCATTTCGAGCTTGGCTGTGTTGGCTCAAGGCTTCGCTCGGCGCCATCCGAATTTTACTGGCGTTTTAGGTGTTGCCGTCGATGCGCGCATGGATGAAGTTTACGCGGCCCGCTACAGGATTGAAAAACAAGTGGCGCAAGTCGTAGGCGACGAGGCGGTAATAGCGGTCACACAGGTAATGCAGGAAGTTTTAGCGACCATCGACGCTGGCTGCGGCAGCGGTTGGGGTTTGGAGCCTTTGCGCCAGCAATGTCCCACAGCCTTAATAGTCGATGTCGAGCCGGACGCCCAGGATCTGCTCGATTTAGTGTTAACCGGCGCTTACCCAGCCGTCGGTGCAGCCGCGGCGCGGCCGGTGTATTTACGCAATAGTATTACGTGGCAAAAGCGACAGCGCATCCGGTCGGCATCGCTTTAG
- a CDS encoding undecaprenyl-diphosphate phosphatase, with translation MELLQVLLLSLIQGFTEFLPISSSAHLILPSQLLGWQDQGLAFDVAVHFGTLLAVVAYFRKDLTLLLAGWFGSLRGNRSHESDLVWLIGFATVPAGLAGLLGSDFIEANLRSAWVIAWATIGFGILLGVADKCGQGEKTLLNMTFKFAMVIGLAQALALIPGTSRSGITMTAALLLGFSRVESARFSFLLSIPIIALSAAYLSFKLMGEAGVDWAHMGLGFILSCLSAYACIFFFMQLISRMGMMPFVIYRMLLGGVLLFLFWQI, from the coding sequence GTGGAACTATTACAGGTTCTGTTGTTGTCGTTAATACAGGGATTTACTGAATTTTTGCCGATATCGAGCTCAGCACATTTAATTCTGCCTAGCCAGCTATTGGGTTGGCAGGATCAGGGCTTGGCTTTTGACGTGGCGGTACATTTCGGTACCTTGCTGGCCGTGGTGGCCTATTTTCGCAAGGATTTAACACTGCTACTCGCCGGTTGGTTTGGTTCATTGCGGGGCAATCGCAGTCACGAAAGCGATTTGGTTTGGCTGATCGGCTTCGCCACTGTTCCCGCCGGATTAGCCGGGCTCTTAGGCAGTGATTTTATCGAGGCAAATCTTCGCTCTGCATGGGTTATCGCCTGGGCGACTATTGGCTTCGGTATTCTCTTAGGCGTTGCCGATAAATGCGGCCAAGGAGAAAAAACACTGCTCAATATGACCTTTAAGTTTGCGATGGTGATCGGCTTGGCACAGGCTTTGGCGCTTATTCCGGGTACTTCGCGCTCGGGTATAACCATGACGGCGGCGCTGCTATTAGGCTTTTCTCGGGTTGAGTCCGCGCGTTTTTCATTTTTGTTGTCCATACCCATTATCGCTTTAAGCGCCGCTTACTTGAGTTTTAAATTGATGGGCGAGGCGGGTGTTGATTGGGCGCATATGGGCTTAGGGTTTATTTTATCTTGCCTAAGTGCCTATGCTTGTATCTTCTTTTTTATGCAGTTGATTAGCCGTATGGGCATGATGCCTTTTGTGATTTATCGCATGTTGCTTGGTGGTGTTTTGTTGTTTTTATTTTGGCAGATTTAG